In Ailuropoda melanoleuca isolate Jingjing chromosome 4, ASM200744v2, whole genome shotgun sequence, the following proteins share a genomic window:
- the CPSF3 gene encoding cleavage and polyadenylation specificity factor subunit 3 isoform X2 has translation MSAIPAEESDQLLIRPLGAGQEVGRSCIILEFKGRKIMLDCGIHPGLEGMDALPYIDLIDPAEIDLLLISHFHLDHCGALPWFLQKTSFKGRTFMTHATKAIYRWLLSDYVKVSNISADDMLYTETDLEESMDKIETINFHEVKEVAGIKFWCYHAGHVLGAAMFMIEIAGVKLLYTGDFSRQEDRHLMAAEIPNIKPDILIIESTYGTHIHEKREEREARFCNTVHDIVNRGGRGLIPVFALGRAQELLLILDEYWQNHPELHDIPIYYASSLAKKCMAVYQTYVNAMNDKIRKQININNPFVFKHISNLKSMDHFDDIGPSVVMASPGMMQSGLSRELFESWCTDKRNGVIIAGYCVEGTLAKHIMSEPEEITTMSGQKLPLKMSVDYISFSAHTDYQQTSEFIRALKPPHVILVHGEQNEMARLKAALIREYEDNDEVHIEVHNPRNTEAVTLNFRGEKLAKVMGFLADKKPEQGQRVSGILVKRNFNYHILSPCDLSNYTDLAMSTVKQTQAIPYTGPFNLLYYQLQKLTGDVEELEIQEKPALKVFKNITVIQEPGMVVLEWLANPSNDMYADTVTTVILEVQSNPKIRKGAVQKVSKKLEMHVYSKRLEIMLQDIFGEDCVSVKDGSVLSVTVDGKTANINLETRTVECEEGSEDDESLREMVELAAQRLYEALTPVH, from the exons ATGTCTGCGATTCCTGCTGAGGAAAGTGACCAGCTGCTGATCCGACCCCT TGGAGCCGGgcaagaagtaggaagatcatgTATTATCCTGgagttcaaaggaagaaaaataatg TTGGACTGTGGGATCCACCCTGGCCTAGAAGGAATGGATGCTCTTCCTTATATTGATTTAATTGACCCAGCTGAGATTGATCTCCTGTTAATTAGTCA tTTCCATTTGGATCACTGTGGAGCTTTGCCCTGGTTTCTACAGAAGACCAGTTTCAAAGGAAGAACATTTATGACTCATGCTACAAAAGCTATTTATAGATGGCTTCTTTCAGATTATGTCAAAGTCAG taatatatcAGCAGATGACATGCTGTATACAGAGACGGATCTGGAAGAGAGCATGGACAAAATTGAAACCATCAACTTCCATGAAGTTAAAGAAGTTGCAGGAATCAAGTTTTGGTGTTACCACGCAGGCCACGTTCTAGGAGCTGCCATGTTCATGATTGAGATCGCGGGCGTGAAG CTCTTGTACACAGGTGATTTCTCAAGAcaagaagacagacacttaatggcaGCTGAAATTCCTAATATTAAACCTGATATTCTTATTATT GAATCTACTTACGGGACCCATATCCATGAGAAGCGTGAAGAGCGAGAAGCAAGATTCTGTAACACTGTTCATGACATTGTGAACAGAGGGGGCAGAGGTCTCATTCCTGTCTTTGCTCTTGGAAGGGCTCAGGAGCTGCTCTTGATTTTAG ATGAGTACTGGCAGAATCACCCAGAACTCCATGATATTCCCATATACTACGCGTCATCTTTGGCCAAGAAGTGCATGGCAGTGTACCAGACGTATGTAAATGCCATGAATGACAAAATCCGCAAACAGATCAACATCAATAATCCCTTTGTTTTCAAGCATATTAGTAACCTCAAG AGCATGGATCATTTTGATGACATTGGTCCCAGCGTTGTCATGGCCTCCCCAGGCATGATGCAGAGTGGCTTATCCAGAGAGCTCTTTGAAAGCTGGTGCACAGATAAGAGGAACGGTGTCATTATAGCAGGGTACTGTGTGGAAGGGACACTTGCCAAG caTATCATGTCTGAGCCAGAAGAAATCACTACCATGTCTGGACAGAAGTTACCACTGAAAATGTCTGTtgattacatttctttctctgctcacaCAGATTACCAGCAAACCAGTGAATTTATTCGTGCTTTGAAACCGCCTCATGTG ATTTTAGTCCATGGAGAACAGAACGAAATGGCCAGATTGAAAGCAGCCCTGATTCGAGAATATGAGGACAACGATGAAGTTCACATAGAGGTTCATAATCCTCGGAATACAGAAGCTGTGACCTTGAATTTCAGAGGAGAAAAGCTAGCCAAG gtCATGGGCTTTTTAGCAGACAAAAAACCAGAACAAGGCCAGCGGGTCTCAGGAATACTTGTTAAAAGAAACTTTAATTATCACATACTTTCTCCTTGTGACCTCTCCA ATTATACTGACTTGGCCATGAGCACTGTGAAACAGACCCAAGCCATTCCCTATACTGGTCCTTTTAATTTGCTCTATTACCAGCTTCAGAAATTGACAG gTGATGTGGAAGAattagaaattcaagaaaaaccTGCTCTGAAAGTATTCAAAAATATTACTGTCATACAGGAGCCAGGAATGGTGGTATTAGAA TGGCTGGCGAACCCTTCCAATGATATGTATGCAGATACAGTAACAACTGTGATACTGGAAGTCCAGTCCAACCCGAAAATAAGGAAAG GTGCGGTACAGAAGGTttctaaaaaattagaaatgcacGTTTACAGCAAGAGGCTGGAGATCATGCTCCA
- the CPSF3 gene encoding cleavage and polyadenylation specificity factor subunit 3 isoform X1, with product MVGLLGGPRLRQASGAGPLVRSGAGQEVGRSCIILEFKGRKIMLDCGIHPGLEGMDALPYIDLIDPAEIDLLLISHFHLDHCGALPWFLQKTSFKGRTFMTHATKAIYRWLLSDYVKVSNISADDMLYTETDLEESMDKIETINFHEVKEVAGIKFWCYHAGHVLGAAMFMIEIAGVKLLYTGDFSRQEDRHLMAAEIPNIKPDILIIESTYGTHIHEKREEREARFCNTVHDIVNRGGRGLIPVFALGRAQELLLILDEYWQNHPELHDIPIYYASSLAKKCMAVYQTYVNAMNDKIRKQININNPFVFKHISNLKSMDHFDDIGPSVVMASPGMMQSGLSRELFESWCTDKRNGVIIAGYCVEGTLAKHIMSEPEEITTMSGQKLPLKMSVDYISFSAHTDYQQTSEFIRALKPPHVILVHGEQNEMARLKAALIREYEDNDEVHIEVHNPRNTEAVTLNFRGEKLAKVMGFLADKKPEQGQRVSGILVKRNFNYHILSPCDLSNYTDLAMSTVKQTQAIPYTGPFNLLYYQLQKLTGDVEELEIQEKPALKVFKNITVIQEPGMVVLEWLANPSNDMYADTVTTVILEVQSNPKIRKGAVQKVSKKLEMHVYSKRLEIMLQDIFGEDCVSVKDGSVLSVTVDGKTANINLETRTVECEEGSEDDESLREMVELAAQRLYEALTPVH from the exons ATGGTTGGCCTCCTAGGTGGCCCCCGTCTCCGGCAGGCCTCAGGAGCTGGCCCCTTGGTCCGCAG TGGAGCCGGgcaagaagtaggaagatcatgTATTATCCTGgagttcaaaggaagaaaaataatg TTGGACTGTGGGATCCACCCTGGCCTAGAAGGAATGGATGCTCTTCCTTATATTGATTTAATTGACCCAGCTGAGATTGATCTCCTGTTAATTAGTCA tTTCCATTTGGATCACTGTGGAGCTTTGCCCTGGTTTCTACAGAAGACCAGTTTCAAAGGAAGAACATTTATGACTCATGCTACAAAAGCTATTTATAGATGGCTTCTTTCAGATTATGTCAAAGTCAG taatatatcAGCAGATGACATGCTGTATACAGAGACGGATCTGGAAGAGAGCATGGACAAAATTGAAACCATCAACTTCCATGAAGTTAAAGAAGTTGCAGGAATCAAGTTTTGGTGTTACCACGCAGGCCACGTTCTAGGAGCTGCCATGTTCATGATTGAGATCGCGGGCGTGAAG CTCTTGTACACAGGTGATTTCTCAAGAcaagaagacagacacttaatggcaGCTGAAATTCCTAATATTAAACCTGATATTCTTATTATT GAATCTACTTACGGGACCCATATCCATGAGAAGCGTGAAGAGCGAGAAGCAAGATTCTGTAACACTGTTCATGACATTGTGAACAGAGGGGGCAGAGGTCTCATTCCTGTCTTTGCTCTTGGAAGGGCTCAGGAGCTGCTCTTGATTTTAG ATGAGTACTGGCAGAATCACCCAGAACTCCATGATATTCCCATATACTACGCGTCATCTTTGGCCAAGAAGTGCATGGCAGTGTACCAGACGTATGTAAATGCCATGAATGACAAAATCCGCAAACAGATCAACATCAATAATCCCTTTGTTTTCAAGCATATTAGTAACCTCAAG AGCATGGATCATTTTGATGACATTGGTCCCAGCGTTGTCATGGCCTCCCCAGGCATGATGCAGAGTGGCTTATCCAGAGAGCTCTTTGAAAGCTGGTGCACAGATAAGAGGAACGGTGTCATTATAGCAGGGTACTGTGTGGAAGGGACACTTGCCAAG caTATCATGTCTGAGCCAGAAGAAATCACTACCATGTCTGGACAGAAGTTACCACTGAAAATGTCTGTtgattacatttctttctctgctcacaCAGATTACCAGCAAACCAGTGAATTTATTCGTGCTTTGAAACCGCCTCATGTG ATTTTAGTCCATGGAGAACAGAACGAAATGGCCAGATTGAAAGCAGCCCTGATTCGAGAATATGAGGACAACGATGAAGTTCACATAGAGGTTCATAATCCTCGGAATACAGAAGCTGTGACCTTGAATTTCAGAGGAGAAAAGCTAGCCAAG gtCATGGGCTTTTTAGCAGACAAAAAACCAGAACAAGGCCAGCGGGTCTCAGGAATACTTGTTAAAAGAAACTTTAATTATCACATACTTTCTCCTTGTGACCTCTCCA ATTATACTGACTTGGCCATGAGCACTGTGAAACAGACCCAAGCCATTCCCTATACTGGTCCTTTTAATTTGCTCTATTACCAGCTTCAGAAATTGACAG gTGATGTGGAAGAattagaaattcaagaaaaaccTGCTCTGAAAGTATTCAAAAATATTACTGTCATACAGGAGCCAGGAATGGTGGTATTAGAA TGGCTGGCGAACCCTTCCAATGATATGTATGCAGATACAGTAACAACTGTGATACTGGAAGTCCAGTCCAACCCGAAAATAAGGAAAG GTGCGGTACAGAAGGTttctaaaaaattagaaatgcacGTTTACAGCAAGAGGCTGGAGATCATGCTCCA